GAATTTCTAATCTCAATACTAAGAGGCAAACCACTAATAATATCATCTGAGATTTGATTATATACGTTTTGTTCAATATGAACAAAATTATTTAAATGATTTGTTCTTTCAGATATATTAATATTCACTGCTTCATCTAACAAATACTGACTCTTAGAAATATTAATATAACTATTATCATTTTTTTCAAAATTGTGTGTAATAGAATTTTCTTTTCTCGTTTTCTCCTCCCTTGCTGTTGAAATCATACTAATTGATTTTGTGTCATTTGAATTTAAGTTTAATTTCTCAATTGTTGAATTTTCAGACTTATTTTTGACTGAATCAGGCATAACCCAAGATTCAACATTTGAACTGATAAGGGGTACTTTATTCATATCTGATTCTTTTTGAAATTTATATCCGGAAATATCAGAAATTCCAAATATCAATAATGCTGTTAAAATCGAAGCTGCAATTGGCATAAAAACAGGTGAAGATTTGATTGTTTGAAGTAGCCCAATAAAACCGCCGTTAAAACTTGTAATAACAACAGCTCCAAAAATCTTATCAGTGCTTGACTGGGGAATATAATAACCTTTTGAAATTGCAGAACTGGAGCGGTTAAGTGATAAAAGCTGCCTGAAGTCTTGTCTTAGTTCATCATTAGATGCAATTTCAAAAAATAAATCTTTTTCCTGTAATTCGGCAAGATTACCATCCAATAATTCATTTATTAATTCAAACTTTTCCATTTTTTTGCCTATTTAGATAAATCTTTCAAATATGGTTGCAGAATTTCAATAATTTTTCGTTTCGCTCTTAGTGTTCGTACTTTAGCGTTGTCTGCAGTAATACCAAGTTTTTCACCAATCTCGTTATATGATAGTCCTTCAAATTCACGCATCATGAAGCATTCCTTGTAAAGAGGTTCAAGTAAGTCCATAGATGATAAAATCAGTTCAATCATCTCATTTTTACCAATTTTATCATCATTTTCGCACAACATAGATTCATCAATTTCAATATTTCTTTTTTTTGTTCTTATATAATTCAGACACAAATTTTTCGACAAAGTAAGCAAGTATGCCTGAATATTCTGAATTTCCTTTTTTTGCGCGACATCAAAGAACTTAATGAATGTATCCTGAAAAATATCTTCAGCTGCATCGGCATCCTTTATGTAAGTTCCAATAAACCCATGAATCAAGCGACTATACCGCAAATAAATTTCTTTAAATGCTTCATCGCGGCTTTTTCGTTTGCCTTTCATCAATTCAATAAGTTCAATGTCGCTGTAATTTTTCAAATTCATAAAATTATTTTGTTTACTTTCTACTATATAGACACATTAACTTGAAAAAAGGAACAAATATTTTTTTAATAAACATAATTTCCTGAAATACTGTTTTAAAAAGTGAGATGTCTTACCTAATAAAATTTACTATATTGCAATTAGTTGCAAATATTTTTATTTATTAAATTAATTACAAAGTCGCATAATAATAATTGTTTCATATTTTTAATTGCTTATTCATGGAACTAAAATAATCAAAATTAAATATATAAAACAAATCCCGACTAATAATGGTAGCCGGGATATCTGTTTCATTTAACACCAAATTCTATCTTAACATTATTAATATTAAATTTTCAAACTAATCAACATATTTTCTGCCAATGCTGTAATAACTAAATCCTTCGGCTTCCATTTCTTCGATTGTAAATAGATTTCTACCGTCAAAAATGATATTATTCTTCAGAGATGATTTAATTTTCTCAAAATCGGGATTTCTAAATACTGTCCATTCGGTTACAATAATAAGCGCCTCAGCATTATCAACGCAATCATACATATTTTTATGATATGAAATTCTATCTCCGAAAATTAATTTGGTATTATCCATAGCTTCAGGGTCGTATGCATGAATTTCAGCACCTGCTTCGAGTAATCTTTCGATGATTCTGAAAGCCGGAGCTTCACGCGTATCGTCAGTATTCGGCTTGAATGCAAGTCCCCAAATGGCAAACTTTTTACCTCGCAGGTCAGTTCCAAATTTCTCTATAACGAGCTCAGCAAAACGTGCAATCTGATTCTCATTGACTCTATGAGCAGCTTCAACTATGCTTAGCGGTGTGCCTGCAGATTCAGCAGAGTACATTATTGCTCTTACATCTTTGGGAAAACATGAACCTCCATAGCCAACACCTGCAAATAAAAATCTCTTGCCAATTCTGGTATCAGAGCCGATACCAAGACGTATTGAATCAATATCGGCACCTACTTTTTCGCAGTATGCCGATAAATCGTTCATAAATGATATTTTGGTCGCAAGGAATGCATTTGCCGCATATTTCGTGACTTCAGCACTCTTTTCGTCCATAATGTAAATTGGATTTCCACTTCTGACGAAAGGCTTGTATAAATCCCGCATAACTTCAGCAGCTTTGAGATTACTTGTACCAACAACAATTCTGTCAGGCTTCATAGCATCTTCGACAGCAAAACCTTCTCTCAAAAACTCTGGATTGGATACAACGGAAACATTATTACCTGCTATAGCGTTATCAAAAATATCCTGGACAATTTTGGAAGTTCCGACAGGAACAGTGCTTTTGTTTACAACAATTTTTTCTGCTTTTGGATCCGTAGTTTTTAAGATTTCAGCTATATCTGCGGCTACTTTCTTGACGTGCTGCAAATCAGCTGAGCCATCTTCGCTTGGAGGAGTTGGAAGGCATAGGAAAATTATATTGCAATTATCAACAGCCTGCTTCAAATCAGTAGTAAAATAAAGTCTTTCATCACGAATATTGCTTTCAAGCATATTGCTAAGTCCCGGTTCATAAATAGGACATACCCCTTGTTTGAGCTTCTCTACTTTATTTTCGTCAATATCCACACAATAAACATAATTTCCGGTTGCGGCAAAACAAGTCCCCGAAACCAGACCAACATATCCTGTACCAATAACACCAATATTATAAGCCATTTTAAATCCTCATTTTAATCAAAATCAATACTTTAGAATATTCAAAAATAAGAAAATTTGAAATAAATTTCGTTAATTTTCGTATTTTTGTACATAATGAAAAGGTTATTTATAAATATCGTGTCATTTTCAATGATGATTGTAATGTTTTTTGCAGTCATGGGATTGCAATTGCATTATCATACTTGCGGAAAAACAGGAGAACGAACCTTTGAAATTATCGAAACTCCACATTGTGCATGCGAAACTGAATCAGTTGTTCATACTGAATCCTGCTGTCATAGTGGTGAATCAAATCATAATTCATGCTCATCGAACAAAATCAATGAACAATCCGGACTTTCAATTAGCTCAGTTGGATGTTGTCAGGATGAGATTTATGAATACACTCTCAAATCAGCATATTTAGGATCCATAGCAAAACAAATAAATATTCAAACAAATATACAATTTATTCATCATTTTAACAGCATAAAGCTTAAATATGATGAATATCTTTATAAATTGAATAAAACCAAAGAAATACTGCTTCTGCCCCGTGACATTGTCCTTGAAATAATCAGGATAATTCACTGCTCCGATAATCGCGGCAGCATACCGCTATCACTTTAATATTACCTCAAATCAAGGTATAAATCATTAATTCTGAATAAATTCAGAGTTATTCTTTGTATCATTTTTAGTTTTTTTAGAATATAAATCAGGTATTAAAGTGAAAAATTATATTATAACAATAGCGATGTTAATTTTCTTAGTATCAAACAGCTTTTCACAAGAAAATCTGAAGGGCAATGTGTTTGGATTAGATGAAAATGACAAAAAATCTCCATTAGTCAGAGCAAGTGTTCAGTGGCTTAACACAGGTAAAGGCGTTCTAACCGGCAAAAATGGAGAATTTTCATTACAAAAAATAAAAAGTACAAATAAATTAGTTGTCAGTTTTGTTGGTTATAAGACTGATACGTTAACAATTAGTTCAAATAGTCTTAGTGTCGAAATCAATCTTAAGCAAAGTCTTTCAACCGATGAAATTCGAGTCGAAGCCGAGGCTCCGCAAGCACTTATTTCAACATCATCAGTAGTAAATTCAGTAACAATTACTGAGGGTGGTTTACAAAAAGCCGCTTGCTGTAACCTTGCTGAGAGTTTCGTCACAAATGCAGCTGCAGATGTCGAATATTCAGATGCTATGTCCGGTGCAAGACAAATTATGCTTTTAGGTCTGAAAGGAACATATACACAATTACAAGCTGAAAATGTTCCTTCAATGCGCGGGCTTGCAACAGCATTCGGGCTTGGGTATGTACCCGGACCATGGATGGAATCTATTTCTATTTCAAAAGGTACATCTTCTGTTGTAAACGGATTTGAATCAATTACAGGTCAAATAAATGTGGAATTTAAAAAGCCTGAGAACAATAACCCCACTCATTTCAATGTTTATGGTGACCACCTTGGCAGAATGGAAGTAAACTCCTACGGCAACTTTGATGTAAACGAAAAACTAAGCACAATGATGCTTGTTCATGCAAATACTCATCAGTGGTATCATGACTTGAATAATGACAGTTTTATAGACCATCCTCAGGTCAATCAGGTTAATTTAATGAATCGCTGGAAGTATATCGGTGAGACGGTGGAATCAGTTACAGCTGCTAACTTTGTTTACGAAGACAGACAGGCAGGACAGCGGGAATTCCTGTTCAATAACGATCGAAACTACTACGGTATGGATATTCAGACTACAAGACTGAATGCATTTACTAAAAACGGCTTTCTTCTTGATGGTGAACGAGGTTCGAGTATCGGTACCATTCTAAGTTTTACTCATCACAATCAAGAGTCTTTTTATGGAATAAATACATTCAACGCTCAGCATAATTCAATGTATGCTAATGTGCTTTTTGCGACAGGCTTTTTTAAAGAATCTCATGACCATAATCACCATGAAGATGAGGATGATTGTGGTCATGAACCGGAAATATGGCACAAACTAACTGCAGGTGCGAGTTTTCAGTATGATAATTATTTCCATACTTTAAATGGAACTAATGGCTTTATAAATGAATATATTCCCGGAGTTTTTACTGAATATTCATTTATTGGAATCAAAGATGTAGTTCTGACGGGTGGTTTGAGAGCAGATTACCATAATCAATACGGTGAATTTTTTACACCAAGATTTCACGCCAAATACAGCCCTGATGACTTATTTACTCTAAGACTTTCTGCAGGGCGGGGCTCAAGGACACCCTATGCAATTGCAGAGAATTCATTTGTACTGGCAAGCTCAAGAGAAATTATTATGCTTGAAGATATCTTACGTGAGGAAGCAAATTCCTACGGCATATCATTTACTTCGCAATTCGATTTTCTGAACACATATTTTACTTTCAATGCCGATTTCTTCAGAACTGAATTTGTAAATCAATTAATTGTAGATATGGACAGAAATGCACAATCAATATATTTTTATAATCTCGATGGTGAATCATTCTCGAATAGCTTTCAGGTGGATTTGATTGCCGAACTTACTGACAACTTGATTATCTCAACTGCTTACAGATTTAATGAAGTTAAGATGACTATGAATGGCGAACTTCTGGATAAGCCATTTCAAAATTTTCACAAAGGGTTTTTCAACATTGCATACAGTACTGCAAATCAGGGATGGTCTTTTGATATGACAGTTGAATATAATGGTGGGGGCAGAATTCCTCATACACACATGAACCCCGAACAATACAGACTGCCAACAAGTTTCGATGCGTTTTATATGGTTCATGGACATATTACTAAAAGGCTTGATGCTTTGGAACTTTATCTTGGAGCTGAGAATATATTCGATTTCGTTCAGGCTAACCCTATTATTGCTGCGAATGACCCATTTGGCAACTATTTTGACAGTTCGATGATATGGGGACCTATTATCGGAAGGAAAATATATATCGGCGCAAGATATAATATTAAATAATTTTTCAAATTAAGGATAAAATAAAATGAAGTATATATTTGTAATATTAAGCATAATTGTTTTGACATATATAGCAGATTCGCAGGAAATCAAATCAACTATTGAAATCAAAACCTCTGCTATCTGTGAGCATTGCAAAGAAAATATAGAAAAGGCGCTAAATAAAGTAGCCGGAGTGGAAAAATCGAATCTTGATTTGGATACAAAAGTTGCAACCGTCAAATATGACAGCACAAGAACTAATGTTGATGAACTAAGAAATGCAATATCTAAAGCGGGATATAACGCAGATGATGTTAAACGTGACGGTAGAGCATACAAACGCTTACCAAAATGCTGCAAAGCAGATTAATTTTGTAACTAATAAAAAAAGCAATGGGGCTGTCACATAATTAAAAGTGCAGCCCCATTAATATTTAGAAACATCTATATTAGTTGTTAATAGGCTTGATTTCAGCTGTCTTAACTTCTTTAGTTTCCTGATTTGCAGCTTCTAATTTTGCATCTTTCTTGCTTGAGCAGCATTCAGATTTCACAGAAGCAGTCTTAGTAGTTGAGCAGCATTCTGACTTTGCAGAAGCAGTTTTAGCAGTCGAGCAGCATTCGCCTGATTTTTCGCCCTTAGCTGAAGTTTTCTTCATTTCGGTTGAGCATTCAGATTTTGCTGATGTTTTAGTCTTATCGCAAGCGATAGCTTCAGTTACAGTAAAAGCAAAAACAAATGCCAATGCTACTGCTAATATTTTTAATACATTCATGTTACAGAACTCCTTTTAATTAAGAAAAATAAAGTGTACACATTATAAGACTTAGTATAGGAATTTTTATTTTATTATAACAGAATTATTTTTTAGTTTCAAATACTAATTATTATAGAAAGCTATAAACATACTACTCTTTCATAGTTGAAACTCGAAAGCCGGTCAGGAATCTTAAAGGACCATTGATAAATTTTGGAGTAAGAACTATTCTTGCTTCGGGGCTAAATTCCAAATATGAAACCACTGCGTCCATTTTATTCTCAAGTGTAACAAATGTAGTTCTGCCCGTATTCTGGTCACGGGACTGATAAGTATTGCTTAAAGTCGAAACACAGCTTCTATCAGCAGGGAAGGCACTCCACAGCAGGTCAGGCGTGGTGAAACGACCCGTTTCGTTGTCGTACATACGGAAGCCCATCATCTGCAAATCGGATTCTGAATCATAAATACTGCCGTCGAAGTTATCACGGTTCATAGTGCCAGCTGATGTCCACAAAAACTATAATATTTCGAGAATACCAAAATCATCATTATTTCCAAATTCGATTATTGAATCAATATTATTTTGGATTAATTCTGCTAAGTGTATTTTACTGATGTTTCCAGTACGAATCCATACTACTTTTGGTGGATAATTATAATATGTAACAAAATTTCGAAAGTCTGAATCGTATGTTAATATTGTATAATTATTAATTTTAGCATATCTCCAAATTTCAAAGTCGCTTAATCTATTAGTAGATATACTGGTTATATGTTTAACATCTTCAAAATATTTTTCGATAAACTTTATTATCCTCCATGATATATTTTCATCAAGCAATACTTTCATACTGCATAAGCCACAATTCGTTCATTAAAGCTTGCATATTGAAGGCATGCTTTTATGTCATCAGATTTTAATTGTGGAAAATCCTCAATAATTTCTGAAATACACATATTATCTGCCAACATGCTTAATATATCTGATACTGATATTCTTGTACCTTTTATTACTGGTTTTCCAAACCTGATATCTGGTTTAATTTCAATATGATTATTATAATTTAACATACTAATATCCTTCAAAAATGTTTGAATATTAGAAGTATTAAACAAACAAATATTATAACAAGTTAAGAATTAAAATACCATTAATTATGATTTTTTCGATAACTTGATATATGATAGACGGATATATTATTATGTTTATCTCCTTCTCGGGTGCCAATCCCGTCGGGTCTCGATAAGTGAGAGGTGAGTTGTACGCATAATGGTAAGGCGTATGCGATGGGAAGGCAGACCACAGCAGGTCGGGCGTGGTGAAACGACCTGTTTCGTTGTCATACATACGGAAGCCCATCATCTGCAAATCAGATTCTGCATCATACGTGCTACCGTCGAAGTTATCTCGGTTCATAGTGCCTGCTGATGTCCACAAAGTATCACCAAATGGTTTATAATCAAAGTGTAAAGCATCAAAAGCCGTGCCATTCTGACGTACAACAAGCCGGACAGAGCCGTTATTTTCCGTGAAATTCACTTCTTTTGTCCCGTCGTGATGGTACAGCAGTTCACCACCTGCCCGGTAGCGATGCGCCCCAAGATATACTTTTCTCTCAGGTCCCATTCCAACATCCGCAGACGTCTGAAAACCTTTGTACTGCACAATCTCCTCTCCAAAAGCACCGGTCATATAGTACTCCCAAAGATGAGCGAATACTTTAATTCCTTCATCATCAATATCACCATCCCCATGCGGACTTGTAAGCAATCGCTTCTGCTCACGCACTCCGGAATGGTTATACTTATAGCCCCATGTCCATTTGTATTCGCTGTAAGATTCATCCTGTTGTATTTTTTCCTTAAAACTTGAACAAATTTCCGAAATATTGCTTTTTGTGTATTCTGTTAATCGTCCTGCTGTGTTGTAGGAGTATGAATAATTTCTGAATAAATAATTATTTTTCTTTTATGGTTTTTTTTTATCCAATAATTTCAGTAGATTCAAATATTCTTTACCTAGTAATTCATCATTTTTAATAAATGAAATTTTCTTATCCTTATAAGCCAATACTCCAAAATCTTCAAACTTAAGAATTTCATTAATTCTAATTTTAGAGGTAGTTTCCATTTTTTGTAAAAGTCCACTATTTAAAAATAGACTATCAGGTATGAAAATCCACAAAGTATAAATTGTATTTGAATCAACCAAAAACCAATTCATGGAATTAAGCCCACCTTCATACCAAATACTTCTAACGGTTGTATTGGTATTAAATGGTAAATATATACTTTTTAATGAATCATATAACTCTCTTAAAGTATATGTTCTATTTTCAGGCTTGTGAAAAGTTATATTTTCATATTCAATGCTGTTTTTTATAAAATCTAAATGATACTTCATCATATAGTTTACTATTCTTATTGAGTCATCTCCTACATATGCAAATTCTTCACATTTTAAGCAATTGGATGAAATTACAAAGAAATAAATAACCAACATAATTTTACTTAATTTTTCCATACCTTATTCCTGATTTTATTTGGTTAATCAAATATTGTAAAATGCTAAAAGCAGAATTGTAATCTCCATTAAGAAAATATGCGTCCATCCTATGATACTTACCATCCGGTCCTGTTACTGTCCAATTTTTCCAATTCGTACGGGAAAAATTGTTATTATACCATGACTGAAACAAACCAGCATCATAAATATGACCGTATGTCGTAACAGGTGATTTATAAATAGTTGTACAAAAGACTACAAATTGCATTTCAGCATTAAAAGGTCTTTTTCCCAATAAATAATCTCCGACACCAACACCAATCCAATTAAAGTCCATCGGTTCTAATGGTTGATTAGAAAAATGAATATGGTCAAAAGCAACAAATTCTTCATTCAATGGATTATAATCATCCCATCTAACTTGCATATTGTGTTTATCAAATCCAATCAATAATTTTCCAGCTCTGATATTTCCAGTTTCAATATTTCGATAAATCGGGAATCCTACTTCTTTATCAAAACTCTTTCCTGCAGAAATCATTTCTTGCCTTCTGTCAACGGTTTGAGAAAATAGATAATGTGGATTGAGTCCACCTCCAAAACCACCACCCGAACTAATCATTGGTCCACCAGTCGGTCCAACATTAAGACTTTGTGCTTGTAAGGATTGAAACATTGAAGTAAGTGCATTATCTCCTGCGACCATCATTCTACTACCTCCAACACCACTTCCACCATCTCCCAAATCATCAGGTGCACTACCTTCATCAGCTGGTCTAGCACCATTGGAAGATTCTGGTTGAGGTGAATCCGCAACAGCTCCATTATCAACTTCAATTTTTTGTCTTGCTAAGATTTCGCTACCACATTCAGCAAGTTCGTTGCTCATCAA
This is a stretch of genomic DNA from Ignavibacteriota bacterium. It encodes these proteins:
- a CDS encoding TonB-dependent receptor: MKNYIITIAMLIFLVSNSFSQENLKGNVFGLDENDKKSPLVRASVQWLNTGKGVLTGKNGEFSLQKIKSTNKLVVSFVGYKTDTLTISSNSLSVEINLKQSLSTDEIRVEAEAPQALISTSSVVNSVTITEGGLQKAACCNLAESFVTNAAADVEYSDAMSGARQIMLLGLKGTYTQLQAENVPSMRGLATAFGLGYVPGPWMESISISKGTSSVVNGFESITGQINVEFKKPENNNPTHFNVYGDHLGRMEVNSYGNFDVNEKLSTMMLVHANTHQWYHDLNNDSFIDHPQVNQVNLMNRWKYIGETVESVTAANFVYEDRQAGQREFLFNNDRNYYGMDIQTTRLNAFTKNGFLLDGERGSSIGTILSFTHHNQESFYGINTFNAQHNSMYANVLFATGFFKESHDHNHHEDEDDCGHEPEIWHKLTAGASFQYDNYFHTLNGTNGFINEYIPGVFTEYSFIGIKDVVLTGGLRADYHNQYGEFFTPRFHAKYSPDDLFTLRLSAGRGSRTPYAIAENSFVLASSREIIMLEDILREEANSYGISFTSQFDFLNTYFTFNADFFRTEFVNQLIVDMDRNAQSIYFYNLDGESFSNSFQVDLIAELTDNLIISTAYRFNEVKMTMNGELLDKPFQNFHKGFFNIAYSTANQGWSFDMTVEYNGGGRIPHTHMNPEQYRLPTSFDAFYMVHGHITKRLDALELYLGAENIFDFVQANPIIAANDPFGNYFDSSMIWGPIIGRKIYIGARYNIK
- a CDS encoding RNA polymerase sigma factor encodes the protein MNLKNYSDIELIELMKGKRKSRDEAFKEIYLRYSRLIHGFIGTYIKDADAAEDIFQDTFIKFFDVAQKKEIQNIQAYLLTLSKNLCLNYIRTKKRNIEIDESMLCENDDKIGKNEMIELILSSMDLLEPLYKECFMMREFEGLSYNEIGEKLGITADNAKVRTLRAKRKIIEILQPYLKDLSK
- a CDS encoding DUF5615 family PIN-like protein, translated to MKVLLDENISWRIIKFIEKYFEDVKHITSISTNRLSDFEIWRYAKINNYTILTYDSDFRNFVTYYNYPPKVVWIRTGNISKIHLAELIQNNIDSIIEFGNNDDFGILEIL
- a CDS encoding DUF433 domain-containing protein — translated: MLNYNNHIEIKPDIRFGKPVIKGTRISVSDILSMLADNMCISEIIEDFPQLKSDDIKACLQYASFNERIVAYAV
- a CDS encoding heavy-metal-associated domain-containing protein, producing MKYIFVILSIIVLTYIADSQEIKSTIEIKTSAICEHCKENIEKALNKVAGVEKSNLDLDTKVATVKYDSTRTNVDELRNAISKAGYNADDVKRDGRAYKRLPKCCKAD
- a CDS encoding UDP-glucose/GDP-mannose dehydrogenase family protein: MAYNIGVIGTGYVGLVSGTCFAATGNYVYCVDIDENKVEKLKQGVCPIYEPGLSNMLESNIRDERLYFTTDLKQAVDNCNIIFLCLPTPPSEDGSADLQHVKKVAADIAEILKTTDPKAEKIVVNKSTVPVGTSKIVQDIFDNAIAGNNVSVVSNPEFLREGFAVEDAMKPDRIVVGTSNLKAAEVMRDLYKPFVRSGNPIYIMDEKSAEVTKYAANAFLATKISFMNDLSAYCEKVGADIDSIRLGIGSDTRIGKRFLFAGVGYGGSCFPKDVRAIMYSAESAGTPLSIVEAAHRVNENQIARFAELVIEKFGTDLRGKKFAIWGLAFKPNTDDTREAPAFRIIERLLEAGAEIHAYDPEAMDNTKLIFGDRISYHKNMYDCVDNAEALIIVTEWTVFRNPDFEKIKSSLKNNIIFDGRNLFTIEEMEAEGFSYYSIGRKYVD